Below is a genomic region from Solirubrobacterales bacterium.
CGCGATCGAGTGGGCCCGTGCGGGCATCCGGAACGGCGAATTCCGGCAGCGCCATGCCCCGCTCGTCATCGCCAGTGCCGAGGGTCCCGGCGCTTTGGGTGCGGATCGTGTTCAGGGTGGCGACGCCGATCAGAACCAGGAAGGCGATCCCGACGAAGGTCGAGTAGCGCCGCCCCGGGCGTCCCCCTTGCGGCTTAGGGGTGCTCACCGGACATCGGCCGGCGCCGGTCGCCCTCGGCGGCGCAACCTCGCCACCAGAGCAGCCAGCGGCTCGAATCCTCCCTCGGCCCAGACCAGGGCGGCGGGCAGCACCAGCAGCACGCCGGCCAGGGCGACGCCCAGGTCGAAGACGGTCACCAGCCCGAAGTCGCGAAGCATCCGGATGTCCGTGAGCACCAGCACCGCGAACCCGGCGATCGCCGTGATTCCCGACGCCAGCACCGCCATCCCGGTCCGTGCATAGGCGCGACGAAGGGCTTCTCCGACGGTGCCCCCTCGCCGTCGCTCCTCGTGGTAGCGGGCTGACAGAAGGACGCTGAACTCGGTGGCGATTGCCACCACCAGTGCACCGAGCGTCGCCGACATGGGGTTGAGCGGGACGCCGGCGACCCAGAGCACCAGAGAGGACCAGCCGGTGGCCAACAGGATGGGAATCAGCGGGACCAGGGACCTGCGGGCTGACCGGTAGACGACCGCGAGCAGAAGCGCAACGGCCACCAGGCTGACGACCGTGACCAGGTAGCGGCTCCCGGAGAGCGCCGAGTTTGCGTCAGCCGCCAGCACCGGAAGGCCCAGGACCTGGGCATGCACACCCGCCGGGGGATCGTTTCCGGTCCCGGGTGGATCGACCTGAGCGCGGATGTCGTCGATCAGGTCCTTCTGCTGGTCGAACGGCATCACCTTGATCCCGAATGCGATCACACCGGTGTTCCCGGGCTGGCCGGTATCGGGGTCCGTGGTCACGAGCGCTTGGGCGACGTACTCGGGAAGCAGGCTCAAGCTGGCCTTGATCCGCTGCCGGCTCGGGGCCCCCTGCTCGCCGGCGTAGAGGAAATCGGGAAGCGAGATCTCAGGACAGATCTCGGTGCCCGCGTCCCTGCATGAGGAATTCCGCCCGTGGAAGCCGTGGCGCGCAAGCACGCGCTGCTCGTAGTCGTGCATCCATGAGATCACGGCCGGATCGGTGAGGTCGGGGGCGGTCACGGAGACGTATGTGAGTCCCGAGACACCCGTGGCCTGCTCGAGCTCGTCAACGTTCTCAAGCGCCGGCAGGTCGCTGGGCACGAGCTGACGGATGTCGGAGATCACCGGGATCCGGGTCCCCACCCCCCAGCCGATGATGGCCACCAGGGCGGCCACCGCCAGCACCCTTCCCGGAGCCGCGATCGAGATGGCGAGCGCCCGTCCGCCCACTTCACGGACCGCACCGCCCAGCCGAGCCACCGGGGTCAACGGTCGACTCCACGCCCGCCGGCCCGCCAGGGTGGGCTTGCTTGCGGACGGCTTCAGCAGCGAGAGGGCGGAGAGGCCGACGGTGAGCGCGAGGACGAAGGCGATCACGAGCCCGAGGACGAGCAGGAGCGCGAAGCCCCGCACCATCGGGATCGGCGAGAGGACCAGGACGGTGAAACCTGCCACCGTGGCCAAGCCGGCAGTTGCGATCACGGGGCCTCCCCTGGCCGCTGCCTCCACCGCCGCCCGAGGCGGCGAAGAGCCTGCCTCCATCGCTTCGGCGAACCGGGCCTGGAACTGGATCGCGTAGTCGACGGAGAGGCCTATCAACACCGGCAGCACGGCGATCGAGGCCATGGTCAGCGAGCCCCCGACAAGCGACAGGAAGCCGAACGCGATGCCGGCGGCGCCAACGGCGATCCCCAGCGGCAGGAGCCTGAGCGGAGCCCGGAAGACTGCCGCGAGCGTGATGAGCATGACGGCCAGGGCGCCGGCGAGGAGGATGAAGATCTGGGTGGAGAGCTCCTGCGCCAGCCCCTCGAAGACAACCGGTGCGCCGCTGACCAGGTAGCTCGGCTGGGTGCCGGACGGCCCCTTCTCGAGTTGGAACCTCGGGTCGGCGACGGCGTCCCGGAAGAGAGAGATCGCCTCGCGACGCTCGGACTCGCTCAGGCCAGGCCGCAGACGAACCGAGATCAGGGCCGCATGGGAGCTTGGGACGATCGCCGAGAACCGGTCCTTCGGCACGCAGCCATCAGAGTTCGGGTCGCAGATCACGGATGAGACGTAGCCGGGATCAGTGAGCTGCGGCGGGCCGGTCTGGCCGTACTGGAAGGCGAGCGTTTGGAGCTGCTGCCCGTAGCGGGCGATGGCCTTCTGGAACACCGCCACCGCAGCCTGCTGCTGCTCGGCGGCCGAGAGCCCCGCCTTCTTCGCTTGGCTCGCCGCCTGCTTCGCCGCCTGGGTCGCCCGCACGGCTGCCGCCTGCTGCTGCTGGCTCAGCAGCCTGTTCGCCTGAATCGCGAACTGGTTGAGAAAGGTTGCCGGGCCGAACACGACTGCGCTGGGATCAAGGCGGGCGATGGAGGCACAGGTGGGTGGCGCGGGCTCGCCGCGAACCACCCGTCCGCCGGGCGTCCTGCCCGAGAGGCAACTCTCGAGAGCCAGCAGCCGCGTCAGATTTCCGGTGCTGAGAATCTGGCGCAGGTCGCCCTTGACCAGGATCTCCACCGGCTCATCCCCGAACTCCTCGTAGAAGCTCTGGGTGGCGGCGTAGGTACCGGAGCCACGGTCGACCAGCGAGTTCGGGCTGCGGTCCGCCTCGATGCGCAACGCAGCCACCGCGCCGATCAGGGTCAGCAGGACCGCCGAGACGATCACCGGCAGCGGCCGCTCGACGGCGCGCCCGGCAATCCGTGCCAACACATCTCTCATCCTGAATCAGAGATTAGGGAGCGGCCAGGACCAGGGATACAGGCCGAAGGCGGATCCTTGGGGCTAGCGCCACCCGCGCCTGGTTGGCGTTTTTGTGGCGCTATCCGCCACAAACTGGCCAACCCCGGCTTTGGAGGCGGTCGTCGCTGCCCTACTTGATAGGCGAAGCCGAGGCTTCCGGCGGATTGTCAGTCCATTGCTAGCGGGCCCACGGTCTCCGCGTTGAGGAACTGCGCGACGAACTCGTTGTCGGAGTTGAACAGCTCGTCGGCGGGCCCGCTCTCCACGATCCGGCCCTTCCAGAGCACGGCCAGGAAGTCGGCGATCCGGCGCGCGGTACCGAGGTCGTGGCTGATCACCAGGTAGCACCCGCCGGCCTCCGCGTGGACCTCCCGGATCAGCTCGCAAAGCAGCGCGGTGCGCACCGGGTCGAGCCCGGAATCGGGTTCGTCGAACATGACGATGTCCGGGTCCAACACCAAGGCGCGGGCGAACCCGGCCCGCTTGCGCATCCCGCCGGAGAGCTCGTTCGGCATCTTCTGCGTCGCCTCGGCGAGCCCGACCTCGCGGAGTCGGCGGTGACAGATCTCGGCGATCTCCTCCTCCGACTTGTCGGTGTGCTGGCGCAACGGGAAGGCGGTGTTGTCGAACACGTTCATGGAGCCGAACAGCGCCCCGTCCTGGAACAGCAGGCCGAACTTCTTGCGCATCTCGAACAGCTCGTCGTCGGTCAGGTTCGGGACAGAATCGCCGTGCACGAGGACATCGCCCGAGTCCGGATAGAGCAGGCCGACGATGTGCTTGATCAGCACGCTCTTGCCCGTGCCGGAGGGGCCGAGGACCATGGAGATCTGGTTGTTCGGAAGCCCGAGATTGAGGCCGTTCAGGATGCGCATGCGGCCGAACTGCTTGACGAGGTCGATGATCTCGATCGCGTCCTCGCCGCCGTGGTCGCGCTTCTTCCCCGTGTGCCAGCGATATGGGTTCGTCTCGCTCGCGTCCACCCCAGGGATGACGTAGTCCTGGTTCAGCCTTCCGAGTTCGGGAGCGGGCTCTCGGTATACCTCCCCTTCGGGCTCCTGGCGGGTCGGGTACGCGCCCTCGTCAGCCACCTCTGGGCGGGTCGGGTACGTGCTCTCGTCAGCCATCTCTGCCGTTCATCCTCCTCCGTGCGTTGGCGGGGGGTCAACCCCCGATTGGCGCCCTCGGGTTGGCACCCCAGAAGACCAGGGTTCCCATCATCCCGATGATGTGCACCAGGACGATGTTCAAGACCATCGACTTGGCGGTCGCCGTCCCCACTCCGACCGGGCCGCCCGAGGCGGTGTAGCCGTAGTAGCAGCCGACCAGGACGATCGCCGTGGCCATGAACATTGCCTTGATCACGCTGAATAAGAGGTCGGGCGGGTTTTGGAACATCCAGAAGATCAGGAAGTAGCCGCCCGAGGAAACGTCGCCGATCTGCTTCACAACCGCCAGGTAGGAGGCGAAGTAGCCGATCCCGATCGCCGACAGATACATGAACGGCAGGGTGAGCCAGGCGCCGAGGAGCCTCGTCGCGGCCAAGAAAGTCATCGGCGGCACCCCCATCACCTCGAGGGCGTCGATCTCGTCGGAGATCCGCATCGCCCCCAGCTCGGCGACGATCCCGGTCCCCACCTTGGCCGCCATCATGTAGCCGAAGGCGTAGGGGATCACCTCGCGCAGATCGCACCAGGCGGCGAACACGCCGGCATAGGAGGGGGCGCCGAGGGAACGGTTGAAGTAGGCGCCCTCGATCCCGCACTGAAGGCCCAAGATGAAGACCAGGCCCCAGATCACGATCGTTGAGCCCAAGATCAAGATCCCCGCCTGGCGCAGGGTCTCGCCGAAGAAGTAGAACACCCGGCCCGAGTAGACGAGCCCCATCGTCTTGGCGCAGAAGG
It encodes:
- a CDS encoding MMPL family transporter; amino-acid sequence: MRDVLARIAGRAVERPLPVIVSAVLLTLIGAVAALRIEADRSPNSLVDRGSGTYAATQSFYEEFGDEPVEILVKGDLRQILSTGNLTRLLALESCLSGRTPGGRVVRGEPAPPTCASIARLDPSAVVFGPATFLNQFAIQANRLLSQQQQAAAVRATQAAKQAASQAKKAGLSAAEQQQAAVAVFQKAIARYGQQLQTLAFQYGQTGPPQLTDPGYVSSVICDPNSDGCVPKDRFSAIVPSSHAALISVRLRPGLSESERREAISLFRDAVADPRFQLEKGPSGTQPSYLVSGAPVVFEGLAQELSTQIFILLAGALAVMLITLAAVFRAPLRLLPLGIAVGAAGIAFGFLSLVGGSLTMASIAVLPVLIGLSVDYAIQFQARFAEAMEAGSSPPRAAVEAAARGGPVIATAGLATVAGFTVLVLSPIPMVRGFALLLVLGLVIAFVLALTVGLSALSLLKPSASKPTLAGRRAWSRPLTPVARLGGAVREVGGRALAISIAAPGRVLAVAALVAIIGWGVGTRIPVISDIRQLVPSDLPALENVDELEQATGVSGLTYVSVTAPDLTDPAVISWMHDYEQRVLARHGFHGRNSSCRDAGTEICPEISLPDFLYAGEQGAPSRQRIKASLSLLPEYVAQALVTTDPDTGQPGNTGVIAFGIKVMPFDQQKDLIDDIRAQVDPPGTGNDPPAGVHAQVLGLPVLAADANSALSGSRYLVTVVSLVAVALLLAVVYRSARRSLVPLIPILLATGWSSLVLWVAGVPLNPMSATLGALVVAIATEFSVLLSARYHEERRRGGTVGEALRRAYARTGMAVLASGITAIAGFAVLVLTDIRMLRDFGLVTVFDLGVALAGVLLVLPAALVWAEGGFEPLAALVARLRRRGRPAPADVR
- a CDS encoding ABC transporter permease is translated as MTGWLAVPREWLSSLGEIGAFCAKTMGLVYSGRVFYFFGETLRQAGILILGSTIVIWGLVFILGLQCGIEGAYFNRSLGAPSYAGVFAAWCDLREVIPYAFGYMMAAKVGTGIVAELGAMRISDEIDALEVMGVPPMTFLAATRLLGAWLTLPFMYLSAIGIGYFASYLAVVKQIGDVSSGGYFLIFWMFQNPPDLLFSVIKAMFMATAIVLVGCYYGYTASGGPVGVGTATAKSMVLNIVLVHIIGMMGTLVFWGANPRAPIGG
- a CDS encoding ATP-binding cassette domain-containing protein, which produces MADESTYPTRPEVADEGAYPTRQEPEGEVYREPAPELGRLNQDYVIPGVDASETNPYRWHTGKKRDHGGEDAIEIIDLVKQFGRMRILNGLNLGLPNNQISMVLGPSGTGKSVLIKHIVGLLYPDSGDVLVHGDSVPNLTDDELFEMRKKFGLLFQDGALFGSMNVFDNTAFPLRQHTDKSEEEIAEICHRRLREVGLAEATQKMPNELSGGMRKRAGFARALVLDPDIVMFDEPDSGLDPVRTALLCELIREVHAEAGGCYLVISHDLGTARRIADFLAVLWKGRIVESGPADELFNSDNEFVAQFLNAETVGPLAMD